CGGCCGCCCCCGGGGTACGGCCCGTCCACCGGGGGCGGTTCTGCTGTGACGGCCGCACCGCATATGCTGATCCGGTATCCTCCTGCGGGCGCTGACCCCGCAGACCGACGTTTCCGGAGAACACCCGCACATGAGTACCAGCGCCGACGCGCCCTCCGCACCACCCAAGCATCCCGTCGACCAGGTTCCCCCGAAGGGAAAACTGGCCGTCCTGTCGACCCAGCATGTGCTGGCCTTTTACGCCGGCGCGGTGGTCGTTCCACTGCTGATCGCCAGCGGACTGGGACTCGATGCCGAGACCACGATCCACCTGATCAACGCCGACCTGTTCACCTGTGGCATCGCCACACTGATCCAGTCGGTCGGGTTCTGGAAGGTCGGTGTTCGTCTGCCGATCATCCAGGGTGTGACCACCACCGCAATTTCACCGATCATCGCGATCGGTCTGGCGACCACCGGTGGCGAGGGCGGTGTCGAGGCACTCCCCGCCATCTACGGTTCGATCATCGTCGCGGGCCTGTTCACCTTCTTCGCTGCGCCGTACTTCGCGAAGTTCATCCGGTTCTTCCCACCGGTGGTTATCGGTACCGTACTGACCACGATGGGTATCACCCTGCTGGGCGTGGCAGCCAATGACATCACCAGCTTCGCCGAGGGCACGCCGGATGCCTCCGACATGGCCTATGCGGGCGTCACTCTGGCGGTCATCCTGCTCGCCCAGCGATTCTTCAAGGGATTCCTGGGTACCCTCGCCATCCTCATCGGCCTGGTCGTCGGCACCGGCGCAGCCGTCATCCTCGGCGACGCCGGTTTCAACGACGTCGGCTCGTCCGACTGGGTGGGCTTTACCACCCCGTTCTACTTCGGTGCCCCGGAGTTCGTTCTCACCGGAATCATCTCGATGTGCATCGTCATGCTCATCACCATGGTGGAGACCACCGGCGATGTCTTCGCCGCCGGCGAGATCGTCGGTAAACGGATCAAGAAGAACCACATCTCCGCTGCGCTGCGTGCCGACGGGTTGTCCACCACGCTCGGCGGCGTGCTGAACTCCTTCCCCTACACCTGCTTCGCCCAGAATGTCGGGCTGGTGCGGATGACCCGCGTGCGCTCACGCTGGGTCGTCGCCGGTGCTGGTGTGATCATGATCGTCATCGGCCTGATCCCCAAGGCCGGTGCGGTGGTCAGCGCCATCCCCGGGCCCGTGCTCGGGGCAGCCAGCCTCGCCCTGTTCGCCAATGTGGCGTTGGTGGGTATCCAGACACTCGGCAAGGTCGATCTCGCAGACAACCGCAATGCCGCGGTGATGACCATCTCCATCGGCCTGGGCATGCTGGTGGCCTTCAAACCGGACATCGCACAGCTTTTCCCCGACTGGGCCCAGGTATTCTTCGCTTCCGGAGTCACCACCGGCTCGATCGCCGCTATCCTGCTGAACCTGTTGTTCTTCCATGTGGGACGGCGTCCCTCCCCCGATGTGACGCGCGATGCCGGCGGGCGGACGATCACGCTCGAGGACGTCAACGCCATGGACCGTGGCACCTTCGTGGAGACGTTCGCCCCACTGTTCAACAACACGCTGTGGCCGCTGGAGAACGCTCACGCCGCAGCACCGTTCACCACCGTCCAGGACCTGCGGGACGCCGTCCAGGAAGCGGTTCTCACCGCCGAGCGCAGCGATCAGAAGGCTCTCATCCGCGACTACCCGTCCATGGCGGAGCTGCTTCTGGATCCGGAGGCGTCCAAGCGGATCTCCGGTTTCGCCGGTTCCGTTGCGCTGGAGAACCTGGACACGATGGACGATGTCGAGCAGGAGCAACTCGTCGAGCTGTCAGAGCGGTACCGCGAACGGTTCGGCATGCCGTTCGTCACCTGCCTGGGCCGACTGGATTCGCGCACGCAGATCATCAGCGAGGGAATCCGCCGACTGGAGAATTCTCCGGCCCAGGAGCATGTGCAGTTGCTCGGTGAGGTGGTGGAAATCGCCAATGACCGGTTCAACCACATGATCGCCGACGCCAACCCGGTCGCAGCCGCGTGGGAAAGCAAGTTCGACCACCTGGAGTGAGAACTCAGCGCGGCTCAGTTGTCGCGCAGTGCCTTGATCAACTCGTCCTTGGTCATTGACGAGCGGCCGGGGATGTCCAGCTCCTGGGCCCTCTCGTAGAGATCATCCTTGTTCCACTCGTCGTAGCTGGGCGAGTCCCCGCCACGGCGGCCCATCTCGGATCGTGACGTATTTGCCGCGGCGTTGGCGATGCGGGCGGATTTCTCCTTCGACGCCCCCTCGTCCCGGAGACGTTCGTAGAGCTCCTTGTCCTTGACCGACGGGCCGGGATCATCCTGGTCGTTCCGGTTCTTCTGTCCGTTCTTCTCAGCCATGCGTCCCGAGGGTAGTCCTCATGTGGGTGGTCGCGTCGGCCATCGCCCGCTGCGCCCCGCTCCACAACGCCACCGAGTTGACGAAGGGGTGGACCAGGCCGCGGTGTCGACGCAAGGTAACAGTCACCCCTGCGGATTCCAGCCGCCTGGCGTAGGCCTCCCCCTCATCCCGGAGAGGATCGAAACCGGCGACCGCGACATAAGCGGGAGCGAGCCCGGCGAGGTCAGGT
The genomic region above belongs to Corynebacterium glyciniphilum AJ 3170 and contains:
- a CDS encoding solute carrier family 23 protein, producing MSTSADAPSAPPKHPVDQVPPKGKLAVLSTQHVLAFYAGAVVVPLLIASGLGLDAETTIHLINADLFTCGIATLIQSVGFWKVGVRLPIIQGVTTTAISPIIAIGLATTGGEGGVEALPAIYGSIIVAGLFTFFAAPYFAKFIRFFPPVVIGTVLTTMGITLLGVAANDITSFAEGTPDASDMAYAGVTLAVILLAQRFFKGFLGTLAILIGLVVGTGAAVILGDAGFNDVGSSDWVGFTTPFYFGAPEFVLTGIISMCIVMLITMVETTGDVFAAGEIVGKRIKKNHISAALRADGLSTTLGGVLNSFPYTCFAQNVGLVRMTRVRSRWVVAGAGVIMIVIGLIPKAGAVVSAIPGPVLGAASLALFANVALVGIQTLGKVDLADNRNAAVMTISIGLGMLVAFKPDIAQLFPDWAQVFFASGVTTGSIAAILLNLLFFHVGRRPSPDVTRDAGGRTITLEDVNAMDRGTFVETFAPLFNNTLWPLENAHAAAPFTTVQDLRDAVQEAVLTAERSDQKALIRDYPSMAELLLDPEASKRISGFAGSVALENLDTMDDVEQEQLVELSERYRERFGMPFVTCLGRLDSRTQIISEGIRRLENSPAQEHVQLLGEVVEIANDRFNHMIADANPVAAAWESKFDHLE
- a CDS encoding DUF7218 family protein, producing MAEKNGQKNRNDQDDPGPSVKDKELYERLRDEGASKEKSARIANAAANTSRSEMGRRGGDSPSYDEWNKDDLYERAQELDIPGRSSMTKDELIKALRDN